A part of Setaria viridis chromosome 8, Setaria_viridis_v4.0, whole genome shotgun sequence genomic DNA contains:
- the LOC117834662 gene encoding uncharacterized protein — translation MLCQCSPFEGYHSVADLLKMKGLDHFCNNTVYPYVYNLTSSYTDQNNEATMVTTTLVMFMLAVFFFNLNLFSRFSDVSAILNPSVRLFLSTSLSLFLPVMSYLFSEAKNQGATMAASTSSSSYGPLGDELSLRARTILMWMLLVELLRKKVEAVLVNVGMQWYSGAIDRFARIVWLGYLVFYNLKSPGKKAIYGTLWVLTAAKFLQRVVVKMVLERSFAYGRNTQLLNSYMAQIIQQQEQEEHVESLELLKNCKYTVMREDNLERTAGRHGYQVELKKATVVTIGDIWTQAAAEPDSLLRREHLRRLCLSFALYKLLRRRFEDIPTTREETRNCRNLIFKGMLKEEAEQGAEVALFQVFNDETQFVCEYYHSVLPVVLSDPFFFLANYILFPIVVCAFCLLTLIICGNGSVVYAYHSIKSDNYIIDTGAMTLTRCLLRNITHSPAVLFASIDLGTTTLLILAFVYEEVVEVLVFILSNWLIVSLLCEYTAKLHWRQSRILCRLIRGILWVRSMLSHPNLCFKQLSVLGFFQLSSPSPFMVPTKAVPKEVTKSIVDYLVAHLDVYGVDGHADPLNLAWSSTLQLEKHRAYRPLLLPVCESKSIAEFILTCHIATALMEVRYPQDEKEMGSHSKVAITLSKYCTYLVGFYPGLLPDDKNGTEHTYKNMKEDMNKELGGCWRYHLSLQGTRYKRLMEIGKSQRKTMTMVHNGAKLGTALIEKAEENNEARERVWELLNDLWTEVMVYVAPSAGDLHVKAHKEALARGGEFITVLWVLCTHTGMTRPAVAPWEAARRAFEP, via the coding sequence ATGTTGTGCCAATGCAGTCCATTCGAGGGGTACCATAGCGTGGCTGACCTACTTAAAATGAAAGGCCTAGACCACTTCTGCAACAACACAGTCTACCCCTATGTTTACAACCTGACTTCCTCTTACACCGACCAGAACAATGAGGCCACCATGGTGACCACCACCTTGGTCATGTTTATGCTGGCCGtgttcttcttcaacctcaacCTCTTCAGCCGCTTCTCGGACGTGAGCGCAATTCTCAACCCTAGCgtccgcctcttcctctccacctcCCTGTCCCTCTTCCTGCCGGTCATGTCCTACCTCTTCTCCGAGGCCAAGAACCAAGGTGCAACCATGGCTGCTAGTACTAGTAGCTCCAGTTATGGCCCGCTCGGCGACGAGCTGTCACTTCGAGCTAGGACGATCCTCATGTGGATGCTTCTTGTGGAGCTCCTCCGCAAGAAGGTGGAGGCCGTCCTGGTCAACGTGGGCATGCAATGGTACTCAGGCGCCATCGATCGGTTCGCCCGCATTGTTTGGCTCGGCTACCTCGTCTTCTACAATCTCAAAAGCCCTGGCAAGAAGGCGATCTACGGCACCTTATGGGTCCTCACTGCTGCCAAGTTCCTGCAAAGGGTCGTGGTCAAGATGGTGCTGGAGCGTTCCTTCGCCTACGGAAGGAACACCCAGCTGCTCAACTCATACATGGCCCAGATCATCCAACAACAAGAGCAAGAGGAGCACGTGGAATCGTTGGAGCTCTTGAAGAACTGCAAGTACACCGTGATGAGAGAAGACAACCTGGAAAGGACGGCTGGTCGGCATGGCTACCAGGTCGAGCTGAAGAAGGCAACCGTTGTCACCATTGGTGACATTTGGACGCAGGCAGCAGCCGAGCCGGACAGCCTCCTCCGGAGAGAACACCTCAGAAGGCTCTGCCTCTCCTTTGCTCTCTACAAGCTGCTGCGCCGGAGGTTCGAGGACATTCCCACAACAAGAGAGGAGACCCGGAACTGCCGGAACCTCATCTTCAAGGGCATGTtgaaggaggaggcggagcaagGTGCCGAGGTCGCACTGTTCCAAGTCTTCAACGATGAGACCCAGTTCGTTTGCGAGTACTACCATTCCGTCCTACCCGTCGTGCTGTCcgaccctttcttcttcctagccAACTACATCTTGTTTCCCATTGTAGTTTGTGCCTTCTGCCTCCTAACATTAATCATTTGCGGCAATGGGAGCGTGGTCTACGCCTACCATAGCATCAAAAGTGACAACTACATCATAGACACTGGCGCGATGACGCTGACCAGATGCCTCCTGAGAAACATCACCCATTCACCCGCGGTGCTATTCGCCAGCATCGACCTCGGCACCACCACTCTGCTTATCCTGGCCTTCGTCTACGAGGAAGTCGTGGAGGTCCTCGTCTTTATCCTCTCCAATTGGCTCATTGTGTCGCTCCTCTGTGAGTACACTGCCAAGCTCCACTGGCGGCAGAGCCGCATCCTATGTCGGCTCATCCGCGGCATCCTGTGGGTGCGAAGCATGCTAAGCCACCCTAACCTCTGCTTCAAGCAGCTCTCCGTGCTAGGGTTCTTCCAACTGTCGTCGCCTTCGCCCTTCATGGTGCCAACCAAGGCAGTGCCCAAGGAAGTAACGAAGTCAATCGTGGATTATCTGGTGGCTCACTTGGATGTCTATGGCGTCGATGGCCATGCCGACCCTCTCAATTTGGCCTGGTCCTCCACACTTCAACTGGAGAAGCACAGGGCATACCGTCCCCTGCTCTTGCCAGTGTGTGAGAGCAAGAGCATTGCTGAGTTCATCCTCACCTGTCACATTGCCACCGCCCTAATGGAGGTGAGGTACCCACAGGACGAAAAGGAAATGGGATCTCATAGCAAGGTGGCGATAACACTATCCAAGTACTGCACTTACTTGGTGGGCTTTTACCCGGGGCTTCTTCCGGACGACAAGAATGGGACAGAGCACACTTACAAGAATATGAAGGAGGACATGAATAAGGAGCTTGGAGGGTGCTGGCGGTACCACCTGTCGCTGCAGGGAACCAGGTACAAGAGGCTGATGGAGATCGGCAAATCGCAGCGAAAGACCATGACAATGGTGCACAACGGGGCCAAGTTAGGGACAGCACTGATCGAGAAGGCCGAGGAGAACAATGAGGCGCGTGAGCGCGTGTGGGAGCTGCTGAACGACCTTTGGACGGAGGTCATGGTGTATGTGGCGCCATCGGCCGGCGACCTCCACGTGAAGGCCCACAAGGAGGCGCTGGCGCGCGGCGGTGAGTTCATCACCGTGCTCTGGGTGCTGTGTACGCACACCGGCATGACCAGGCCGGCCGTCGCACCGTGGGAGGCAGCACGTCGTGCGTTTGAACCATAG